In one Pseudomonas sp. SG20056 genomic region, the following are encoded:
- the rfbH gene encoding lipopolysaccharide biosynthesis protein RfbH, whose protein sequence is MTDSTAQQLRQQIAELVGRYAELQMAPKPFVVGQSSVPPSGKVIGAGELQSMTEAVLDGWLTTGRFNEAFEKRLAKYLGRRCVLTTNSGSSANLLAFSALTSPRLGDRAIKPGDEVIGVAAGFPTTVNPILQFGAVPVFVDVELPTYNIDPAKIEAAISPKTKAIMLAHTLGNPFDLSMVRALCDKYGLWLIEDCCDALGSTYKGHMVGTFGDIGTLSFYPAHHITMGEGGAVFTNNPALKRIIESFRDWGRDCYCAPGEDNTCGKRFCWQLGDLPEGYDHKYTYSHLGYNLKITDMQAACALAQMDRVDDFIVARKRNFIWLSERLAGCQDFLILPQATPGSDPSWFGYPMTLRDGCGIRRVELLRYLDAQGVGTRLLFAGNLVRQPYMQGRNFRVSGELSVTDKVMHDTFWVGVWPGLGEEHLEHAARCLETFFGLRAG, encoded by the coding sequence ATGACTGACAGCACCGCGCAACAGCTGCGCCAACAAATTGCCGAGTTGGTCGGACGCTATGCTGAGCTGCAGATGGCGCCTAAGCCGTTTGTGGTGGGGCAGAGCTCAGTGCCGCCATCGGGAAAAGTAATTGGTGCGGGTGAGTTGCAGTCGATGACCGAGGCTGTGCTCGATGGGTGGCTGACCACCGGGCGCTTCAATGAAGCGTTCGAGAAGCGTCTGGCCAAGTACCTTGGACGCCGTTGCGTCCTCACCACCAACTCAGGTTCATCAGCCAACCTGTTGGCATTCTCCGCATTGACCTCCCCGCGCTTGGGTGACCGTGCGATCAAGCCGGGCGACGAAGTAATCGGCGTCGCGGCGGGCTTTCCGACTACCGTCAATCCCATCCTGCAATTCGGTGCGGTGCCGGTTTTTGTGGATGTCGAGCTGCCGACCTACAACATTGATCCAGCGAAGATTGAGGCGGCAATCAGCCCGAAAACCAAGGCCATCATGTTGGCCCACACGCTGGGCAATCCCTTCGATCTGAGTATGGTTCGCGCTCTGTGCGATAAGTACGGCCTGTGGTTGATCGAGGACTGCTGCGATGCTTTGGGGTCGACCTATAAAGGGCATATGGTCGGTACGTTCGGCGATATCGGTACCCTCAGTTTTTATCCGGCTCACCACATCACCATGGGTGAGGGCGGTGCTGTATTTACCAATAACCCGGCGCTCAAACGCATTATCGAATCTTTTCGTGACTGGGGGCGTGACTGCTACTGCGCGCCAGGTGAGGACAACACCTGTGGCAAGCGCTTTTGCTGGCAGTTGGGCGATCTACCAGAGGGTTATGACCACAAGTACACCTACTCACACTTGGGCTACAACCTGAAGATCACCGATATGCAGGCTGCCTGTGCGTTGGCGCAGATGGACCGCGTTGATGACTTCATCGTTGCCCGCAAGCGCAATTTCATCTGGCTCAGTGAGCGCCTGGCCGGCTGTCAGGATTTTCTAATACTGCCGCAGGCCACGCCAGGAAGTGACCCTTCCTGGTTTGGCTACCCCATGACCTTGCGTGATGGTTGCGGTATTCGTCGGGTTGAGCTGCTGCGATATCTGGATGCGCAAGGTGTCGGTACACGGCTGCTGTTTGCCGGTAACCTGGTGCGTCAGCCCTATATGCAAGGCCGCAATTTCAGGGTCTCAGGTGAGTTGTCGGTGACCGATAAAGTGATGCACGACACCTTCTGGGTCGGTGTGTGGCCTGGGCTTGGCGAGGAACATTTGGAGCACGCTGCGCGTTGTCTAGAGACTTTCTTCGGTTTGAGGGCGGGCTGA